cacctgttttttttacatgagaaAGGGAGTAATAACCCTTTGGGTATTGAAAGAGGTACTATGTGTGTGCCCTTCCACCCCTTCTATACTATTAAAGATCTTTTTGGTTATGTTTGCTTtaggttcttttttatatatttagtgtgTGTGGATCCTGAGCTGTTAGGGAATCATTTAAACTATTGGCCTGCTAATCCTATAAAAACGCCAATCCATGTTCAGCCTGAGTGGTATTTTATGTTTGCTTATGCAATCCTTCGTTCAATTCCTCATAAAGCGGGGGgggtatatgttatgtttttgtcgATTGTAGTATTATACCTAATTCCTAGTCTTCACAGAGGTAAGTATCGAAGTTTATGTTTTTACCCGTTTAATCAAGTAGTGTTTTGAGTGTTGGTTGGTAGGTTTATTAGGTTAACATGGATTGGTGCTCGCCCAGTGCGGGAGCCTTATATCATTTTGGGGCAGTGTCTTTCAGTCATTTATTTCTCTAGGTTGTTATTAAACCCTCTTTCTTTGTGGGTGTGGGACAAGCTGCTTGAATACCCTAAATTCTGTAGGAGTCGTCCTGTAGACCTGAaatggtttaagtttttagcttatttcaagttattaaaattagtaaatcgCGAAAGTAGCGCACGTGAGTGGGCTAAtaagtgtagaaaaatataaatatgtctttttacGGGAGTCGATATTTTGGTGATATTGTCCATGGGGAACTAGGGAAAGACCTGTTCCGGTACCATGGTTTTGTGATGATAGTAGCAGTGGCTGTGTtggtctttgttatatatataggatGCGTAATCCTTCTTACTAAATTTTCTTATCGCCATTTCTTGAACCGTCAACGATTAGAATTTTGATGGACTATTGTGCCAATGTTGATGTTAGTAGGGTTGTGGTTTCCTTCTATAATTAACCTATATTATATAGAAGAAGTAAAACGGCCCCGGTGAAATTTTAAGGCGATTGGGAAACAATGGTACTGATCTTACGAATTTTGTCGCAATTTAGACACTCCAAGCTCTAGAGAAAGCGCTGAAAGAATTTCGTGTTATACAATTGATTCTTACATAGAAGACCAGCAGGAGACATTTAGAAAAGGAGGGTATCGTTTGTTGGATGTTGATAACCGGATGGTGGCTCCAGCAGATGTGCAAATAACTGCTTTTGTAAGAAGGTCTGATGTGCTCCATTCGTTTGCACTCCCTAAGTTACTAATTAAAGTAGATGCCATCCCAGGTCGAATTAATCGGCTTCCTATAAAAGCTTCCCAGTGTAGAATTATTTACGGGCAGTGTTCTGAAATTTGCGGGGTTAACCATAGATTTATACCGATTGTGATTGAGTTTATTCCtgagaaatattttgtcatatggTTGGAAGctcttaactaaaataaaaaataagctaaagcttttaagaagcgttaaacttttaatttaatgaacttGTACAATGGGCAAGTAGCTTTTAGTGATAAGGTGGTCTAATATTAGGATATAGGGCTCATGCCCCTAAGGCGCCGTGAGTAGTGGCTCTTATCTTTGTGAGAGCTGGCAGAGCTAATGCGTTTGATTTAGGATCAATTCATAAGTATATATACTTGCTTTCATGGCACAAGCTGGCAGACCTAATGCATACGATTTAAGCTCGTCTTATAAGATATACTCTTGTTTGTGTGTGAATTACAAAGCTAAGCCCAGTCTCATTATGGTTAGTGTCGAGTGTCTATTTAAGACTCTAAGGAGAGTAGCTGTTTTCTTTGGAGCCTCTATCCTATTAAGCCTTTGTCAAGTGTCAGCGGACTCTTTTACTCCCTTGGGGTCGACTAAGGCTGCACTGGTGGACTGAGTAGGCGTGGTTGTTGGTGTTATCCCTTTTGTAGGGGTGCTTCTCGCTGTGGGCTTCTATACTTTGTTGGAACGTAAAATTTTGGCTATCATTATAATCCGAAAGGGTCCATCCAAGGTGAGTTATATAGGGATCTTGCAGCCTTTTAGTGACGCAGGTAAGTTGTTATGTAAAGAGTTTATTGTGCCTACACGTGCTAACGTAGGGCCCTTCATTTTGGCTCCTGCACTAATATTAACTATCAGTTTACTTGGATGGCTTTTATACCCGTATAAGTCGGCTGAAGTGTTTTATGTTTTCGGGGTGATTCTGTTTATAGTTATTACTAGAGTCAGGGTTTACGGGGTAATAATATCCGGATGGGCTTCTAACTCTAAATACTCTTTGCTAGGTGCAGTTCGTGCGATGGCGCAAAGAATTTCTTATGAGATCCCTATAggatttatcttcttttgtgtGGTGCTGTGCTCGGGTGTGTTTATGTTTCAAGAAATTAGGGTGTTCCAACAAaggtccttttttttcttttttcctttgtgCGTAGTTATAGTTGTCTGAATGCTGTGTATGCTAGCTGAAACTAATCGGGcgccatttgattttgtggaaGGAGAGTCGGAATTAGTGTCAGGATACAACGTGGAGTACAGCGGAGGGGGGTTTGCAGTTATATTTATTGCGGAGTACTCTAGTATTCTTCTCAGAAGGGTTATAAGGGCGGCGATATTTTTCGGGGGAAATGAAGCGTTGATCGGGGTCTTTATGATGGCTTTTGCGGTCTTCTTTGTGGTTATTCGTGCTTCTTTACCTCGTTTACGTTATGATAAGTTAATGAGTTTGTGTTGGACTGTTCTTCTATGTGTCATACTTATGGCTAGTGTGTGTGTAGTAGTTCTAGTTAGGGTGTATGTAAGATAATATAAACTAGTATAATTCATTTACACTGAATGTGTCAGATAAAGTCTGTCTTACTTATGGTTAAAAGGTTGGCAATTAGACTTATTGcattgattattataaaaaaccTAAATATGAGTGTCATTGGGTTAAGCGTTCTAACTATTCTAAGTATGGGCGCCACAAGAGTCGCGATAGGGGGGGTAGAGTTGAACGGGTTGTACACCACAGACTTTGTAATAGGGTTAATGGTTACACTAACTCTATTTGTAGCAATTCTTTCCTACCTAAGGAGGGTTAAGATCCACCGGAAAGcaagatttaatttaataattatcagAATCAGCCTAATTTTAGTGATAAGATTCAGGGTGAGGaggttctttctttttttttttttttttgaaagtgtgCTAGCCCCTCTGTTGTTATTAATTGTAGGCTGAGGCTATCAGCCAGAGCGTTTACAGGCAGGGGGGTATATAGTAATCTATACGGTGTTCGgatctctttttttcttatgggGGGTAAGAGAACTCTATATTAGAGGGTTGAGGAGGAGGATAAGTTCTGTGGTAAGGctagtaaaaaaaaggggaatgAGATTGTGATGGCTATACATTCTAGGGTTTCTTATCAAGCTACCAATATATCCATTTCACCTGTGACTACCTAAGGCTCACGTAGAGGCCCCAGTAGCCGGTTCGATGCTATTGGCCGGGGTGGTACTAAAATTAGGAGGGTACGGGCTGCTTCGATTTATAAtagttatacaaataaggcttaGAAGCGTTTTTTTTGTGCTGCTACTAGTGGTGAACTTGGCAGGAGGTGTCTACGCAGGATTAGCGTGTGTACGGCAAGTGGACCTAAAATGTTTGGTAGCATATTCCTCTGTAGCGCATATGAGGCTTGTGCTATTAGGAGTGCTTAGCAACACGGTATTAGGGGTAGTGGGGGCCATTATTATTATGATCGGGCATGGGTTGTGTTCATCAGGTTTGTTCAGGTATGTGAATGCTATCTATAAGATGAGGCACTCGCGTCTGCTAGTAATAAATAAAGGGGGCTTGTTAGTCTGCCCAAGTCTAGTCTTAATGTGTTTCCTGTTAAGATCAAGCAACATAGCAGCCCCTCCTAGTCTAAACTTATTTGGGGAAATCCTCGTTTTCGGCGTGGGAGGGTGAATAAGTGGAGTGTTCCTGCTTATCCTGGGTCTGATAAGCTTTATTAGGGCATGTTTTAGACTATACCTATATGGAAGTTGTTGTCACGGGAAGGGGGTGTCACACAGGGAGTCCTTAAACTTGAGAAGAGTTTGTGATGTTTTTGTTCTGGCGGCTCATTGGATACCGCTgaactttatgtttatgtttatacccTAAACAATGAATCGTAATCCTTATTCTCGTT
The window above is part of the Mytilus trossulus isolate FHL-02 unplaced genomic scaffold, PNRI_Mtr1.1.1.hap1 h1tg001337l__unscaffolded, whole genome shotgun sequence genome. Proteins encoded here:
- the LOC134704275 gene encoding LOW QUALITY PROTEIN: cytochrome c oxidase subunit 2-like (The sequence of the model RefSeq protein was modified relative to this genomic sequence to represent the inferred CDS: substituted 3 bases at 3 genomic stop codons), yielding MSFYGSRYFGDIVHGELGKDLFRYHGFVMIVAVAVLVFVIYIGCVILLTKFSYRHFLNRQRLEFXWTIVPMLMLVGLWFPSIINLYYIEEVKRPRXNFKAIGKQWYXSYEFCRNLDTPSSRESAERISCYTIDSYIEDQQETFRKGGYRLLDVDNRMVAPADVQITAFVRRSDVLHSFALPKLLIKVDAIPGRINRLPIKASQCRIIYGQCSEICGVNHRFIPIVIEFIPEKYFVIWLEALN